From Ascaphus truei isolate aAscTru1 chromosome 20, aAscTru1.hap1, whole genome shotgun sequence, one genomic window encodes:
- the LOC142470846 gene encoding vitelline membrane outer layer protein 1-like has protein sequence MMFQVVSSLLLLSLFSVGHGQNPKFISVSNGGAWGKWGDYQYCPEGFHVKGFDLKVKGDQGKGDDTALNGIRLHCVSKDASQKERLIQSAEGSWGSWTSPVFCFQGLLIGFSLRVQKFQWFGDDTAANNIIFKCSDESILEGSGLSWGTYGPWSQSCEISICGIRTKVEGPQGKRDDTALNDVQFTCCSN, from the exons ATGATGTTCCAGGTGGTCTcatccctcctccttctctctctcttctcagtaGGACATGGGCAGAATCCCAAATTCATCAGTGTCTCCAACGGAGGTGcttgggggaagtggggggatTATCAATATTGTCCCGAAGGTTTCCATGTCAAAGGATTCGATCTCAAg GTGaaaggagatcaggggaagggggaTGATACGGCTCTGAACGGGATACGACTGCACTGTGTTAGCAAAGATGCCAGTCAGAAAGAACGTTTAATTCAATCTGCTGAAGGAAG CTGGGGTTCATGGACTTCCCCTGTTTTCTGTTTCCAAGGACTGCTCATCGGCTTCTCCTTGAGAGTACAGAAATTTCAGTGGTTCGGGGACGACACTGCAGCCAACAACATCATATTTAAGTGCTCAGACGAATCGATACTAGAGGGATCTGGGCTCTCGTGGGGGACATACGGACCCTGGAGCCAGTCCTGCGAAATATCGATCTGTGGCATCCGCACCAAGGTGGAGGGACCCCAAGGAAAAAGAGATGACACGGCCCTCAATGATGTCCAGTTCACCTGCTGTAGCAACTGA